One region of Drosophila subobscura isolate 14011-0131.10 chromosome J, UCBerk_Dsub_1.0, whole genome shotgun sequence genomic DNA includes:
- the LOC117894171 gene encoding LOW QUALITY PROTEIN: uncharacterized protein LOC117894171 (The sequence of the model RefSeq protein was modified relative to this genomic sequence to represent the inferred CDS: deleted 1 base in 1 codon) produces the protein MPSHVELTLEQLVRIAVGVPELTHVNVAVLHSLLNVLLKKLNCKDDLVSIGGFEGKCLERILEQSKFSPLPFDVASIVPISEQLSKVEQLEKRIAELECQLECHFKQIRVCNRAKGKKFQSKMWEKYASPCEDLCTTCDEDNKIACSLLANVDFMKKLMRQIAGPILLQMEDVSKRLSKFYETLKEFLRQTEALFQRLELVKQCVVEIENLRGLVQEYNITFIGTMEELQDMLDSKLDKVHMPALKKYIRDRFDDIDTRLRLIEDKESCPRAAGFINSGICCLSCGSTRVGADVGPQAMALLPDAPTRGLPPITATPTNCQKSLVCRSIEKEPTLMVRVKNLDLDILASRLNRPAYGKICKLPEANDTIYGVRNSCFSG, from the exons ATGCCCTCCCACGTGGAACTAacgctggagcagctggtgcGAATTGCTGTCGGTGTGCCCGAGCTGACACACGTGAATGTGGCCGTGTTGCACAGTCTCCTTAATGTGCTGCTAAAG AAACTCAACTGCAAGGATGATCTGGTGAGCATTGGTGGCTTCGAGGGCAAGTGCTTGGAGCGCATCTTGGAGCAATCCAAGTTCTCGCCCCTGCCCTTTGATGTGGCTTCAATTGTGCCCATCTCTGAGCAACTCAGCAAagtggagcagctggagaagcgcATCGCAGAGCTGGAATGTCAACTGGAGTGTCACTTTAAGCAAATACGCGTCTGCAACCGGGCCAAGGGCAAGAAGTTTCAGTCCAAGATGTGGGAGAAGTATGCCTCGCCCTGCGAGGATCTTTGCACCACTTGCGACGAGGACAACAAGATCGCCTGCAGCCTGCTGGCCAATGTGGACTTTATGAAGAAATTGATGCGACAAATTGCTGGCCCAATTCTGCTGCAGATGGAGGATGTCAGCAAGCGGCTGTCGAAGTTCTATGAGACGCTCAAGGAGTTCCTGCGGCAGACCGAAGCGCTCTTCCAGCGCCTCGAACTGGTCAAGCAGTGCGTCGTGGAGATTGAGAATTTACGTGGTCTGGTCCAAGAGTACAACATCACATTTATCGGTAcgatggaggagctgcaggataTGCTGGACAGCAAGTTGGACAAGGTGCACATGCCGGCGCTCAAGAAATATATTCGCGATCGCTTCGATGACATTGACACGCGTCTGCGCCTCATTGAGGATAAGGAGAGTTGCCCCCGTGCCGCGGGATTCATCAATTCGGGCATTTGTTGCCTGTCCTGTGGCAGCACACGCGTTGGCGCTGATGTTGGCCCACAGGCCATGGCCCTGCTGCCCGATGCACCCACCCGCGGGCTGCCACCCATTACGGCAACGCCCACCAATTGCCAAAAGAGTCTCGTGTGTCGCTCCATCGAGAAGGAGCCCACGCTGATGGTGCGCGTAAAGAATCTCGATCTGGACATACTCGCCTCACGACTCAACCGACCCGCCTACGGGAAGATATGCAAGCTGCCCGAAGCCAATGACACCATCTATGGTGTGCGTAATTCCTGTTTTTCTGGTTAG